A stretch of Halichondria panicea chromosome 1, odHalPani1.1, whole genome shotgun sequence DNA encodes these proteins:
- the LOC135352078 gene encoding uncharacterized protein LOC135352078 isoform X5: MATQATPDHSPEYLSFQENFEALVSTFKAQPAAYADSLFSNGYIPDEVLEYSRLNGVMDSDKSRKILDTIIHRIKLNSSVFHGFITAIAGPSTDDVVKKLHDSYKRHKTVTSRVEQPQLSPPPHQQPPPEAPTSFSFPYLDTSSLDEDDRIEMEDRLIADTTKMMIRFTAFTLIIQESFEKRIPLDKIKDFVLSLDAFNNGIGVKVLDPKDKQKIENAKNLAQVFMTLRDYISFFNYEIVQYLIELLGSPDDQTQLREYCSALDQFCKRNVFEVPAEAFSSKSRIKTAKVFVLKFTERSQVTTLEYVRRLTRRIAEALGLQRAALQLRSVRQGCLELHFLITVAVAKRVYPVSPTVQAALIAMGVKVLTCGSTDEVETFLLEQDQSKLKLKGVEEMSKDTRTSTTTFTQMKDTKDTRGSDPVEATKRESKDTQPVKKAHREQTEHKDAELVRRDAIIQQQRQGPPPRELRPPLTLKWRRGKDMPIEMGDSVQSVVIGDTVYVGAYNDRDRCTVMKLEQDQWTKLPEYTAKWFAMTPLANRLVLVGGNDPRKNKPTNQLAVFESGEWTHPYPPMNIARIFSTAVSFSNHIIVAGGRDDKGRTSSVEVLDVASRRWYIAQSLPNPRSELKSTLIGNTLYLMSATKTVYHVDLNELVAKAVSNLDTPTLWQTLQEVPLLYSAPLSIGRSLLAVGGWDGNNPSLSIHLYQPDTRRWVKVGDLPTARYNCTCSVLPSGDVIVAGGKTAFTIIRTVDFFCLSAN, translated from the exons ATGGCCACTCAAGCAACCCCTGACCATTCTCCTGAGTATCTGTCCTTCCAAGAGAACTTTGAAGCATTGGTGTCCACCTTCAAAGCTCAACCTGCTGCATACGCTGATAGCCTCTTCTCCAATGGCTACATACCAGATGAAGTTCTCGAGTACTCTAGACTAAATGGAGTTATGGACTCGGATAAATCTCGAAAGATTCTGGATACTATCATCCATCGAATTAAGCTCAATTCCAGTGTATTCCACGGCTTTATCACTGCCATCGCTGGCCCTTCTACTGACGATGTTGTCAAGAAGCTACACGATAGTTACAAGCGTCACAAGACTGTGACCAGCCGTGTTGAACAGCCACAACTCtctccacccccacaccagCAACCTCCACCAGAGGCTCCGACGTCCTTCAGTTTCCCGTACcttgacacctctagccttgATGAGGACGATAGAATTGAAATGGAGGATCGGCTCATAGCGGATACAACGAAAATGATGATTAGATTCACTGCTTTTACTCTAATTATCCAAGAGTCATTTGAAAAACGGATCCCATTGGATAAGATTAAAGATTTTGTTCTCAGCCTCGACGCTTTTAACAACGGGATTGGAGTCAAAGTGCTTGATCCAAAAGATAAGCAAAAGATTGAAAATGCCAAAAATTTGGCCCAAGTCTTTATGACTCTACGTGATTACATCTCCTTCTTCAACTATGAGATAGTGCAGTACCTCATCGAGCTGCTGGGATCACCAGACGACCAAACACAACTGCGTGAGTATTGTTCTGCACTTGATCAGTTCTGTAAGCGAAATGTGTTTGAAGTTCCGGCCGAAGCTTTCTCTTCAAAATCTCGTATCAAAACGGCTAAAGTGTTTGTTCTTAAGTTCACTGAGCGATCGCAAGTAACCACACTGGAGTATGTAAGAAGGCTGACACGAAGAATTGCTGAGGCACTTGGTCTACAAAGAGCAGCACTACAACTCCGTTCAGTCAGACAAGGCTGCTTAGAGCTCCACTTTCTCATCACTGTAGCTGTTGCCAAGCGTGTCTACCCAGTGTCCCCTACTGTACAGGCTGCTCTCATTGCGATGGGGGTCAAAGTTCTCACCTGTGGAAGTACAGATGAGGTGGAGACATTTCTGCTGGAACA GGATCAGAGCAAACTCAAACTAAAAGGTGTTGAGGAGATGTCTAAAGACACAAGAACGAGCACGACAACCTTTACTCAAATGAAGGACACTAAAG ATACAAGAGGCTCGGacccagtggaggcaacaaagagggagtcaaaggacactcaaccagtcaagaag gcacacagggaacagactgagcacaaagatgctgagctggtcaggagagacgccatcattcaacagcagagacag ggtccccctcccagagagttgagacctccactcactctgaaatggagaagaggaaaagacatgccaatcgaGATGGGTGACTCGGttcagagtgttgttatcggtgacacggtgtatgttggtgcaTACAATGATCgtgacaggtgtacagtgatgaagctcgagcaagatcaatggaccaaactaccagagtacactgccaagtggttcgctatgacaccactcgctaatcgactagtgctggtgggaggaaaTGATCCAAGAAAAAACAAACCCACCAATCAACTAGCAGTGTTtgagtcaggggaatggactcacccgtacccaccaatgaacattgctcgtattttctcaacagctgtctccttcagcaaccacatcattgtagctggtgggcgtgatgATAAAGGACGTACCTcgtctgtggaggtgttggacgtggcatcaagaagatggtacattgctcaatcactacctaacccacgatcagaacttaaatcgactctcataggaaacaccctctacctaatgtctgcaaccaagacagtgtaccacgtcgacctcaatgaactcgtTGCAAAAGCCgtttccaacctggacacacccactctctggcagaccttacaggaagtaccactcttgtattcagctcctctcagtattgggaggtcactattagccgttggtggatgGGACGGAAACAACCCAAGTttatcgatccacctctaccagcctgacaccaggaggtgggtgaaagtgggagacctgcctactgcacgatacaactgcacatgctcagtacttcctagtggagatgTCATTGTAGCTGGAGGAAAGACAGCATTTACTATTATTCGaactgttgatttcttctgtttaagtgctaattag
- the LOC135352139 gene encoding upstream stimulatory factor 1-like isoform X1, translating to MTSEDGSTLNAIGHALIQMQQGGQTTPSSQFLITRSTSSGSEFGQNGPLYVMIPPSSSAEILHAMSRPIAPKMSGISTMDYHTADSIFQMQLSGDMAANREAQRKATHNEVERERRGRINELIKVLAQIVLACQKKDATTGSIVGYVYSKGTVLDKTVWHLCKHNLCTCQLRHNYLPSYNHRCRLEPLIQTHHS from the exons ATGACCTCTGaggatggctccaccctcaacgctataggccacgccctcatccagatgcagcaaggtggacagaccaccccctcatctcaGTTCCTCATCACTAGGAGCACCTCATCTGGTTCAGAGTTTGGCCAAAATG gtcctctgtatgtgatgatcccaccatccagtagtgctgagatactgcatgcaatgagTCGACCTATAGCACCCAAGATGAGCGGGATATCAACTATGGATTATCACACGGCCGACTCCATCTTTCAAATGCAGTT gtctggggatatggccgccaacagggaagctcagaggaaggctacacacaatgaag TTGAGCGTGAGCGTCGGGGCAGGATCAACGAGCTCATCAAGGTACTGGCTCAGATAGTGCTTGCTTGTCAGAAGAAAGACGCAACTACTGGTTCCATTgtcggg tatgtgtacagcaaGGGAACGGTACTGGACAAGACAGTCTGGCACCTTTGCAAGCACAACCTATGCACTTGTCAGCTTCGTCATAATTATCTCCCCTCTTACAATCATCGCTGCCGACTGGAGCCTCTAATCCAAACACACCACTCTTAA
- the LOC135352139 gene encoding uncharacterized protein LOC135352139 isoform X2 — MTSEDGSTLNAIGHALIQMQQGGQTTPSSQFLITRSTSSGSEFGQNGPLYVMIPPSSSAEILHAMSRPIAPKMSGISTMDYHTADSIFQMQLSGDMAANREAQRKATHNEGAANSILKVSVQQMYMYVRGHNQIEAFPTKYSYEALTSNLPLLKLVFKLALC, encoded by the exons ATGACCTCTGaggatggctccaccctcaacgctataggccacgccctcatccagatgcagcaaggtggacagaccaccccctcatctcaGTTCCTCATCACTAGGAGCACCTCATCTGGTTCAGAGTTTGGCCAAAATG gtcctctgtatgtgatgatcccaccatccagtagtgctgagatactgcatgcaatgagTCGACCTATAGCACCCAAGATGAGCGGGATATCAACTATGGATTATCACACGGCCGACTCCATCTTTCAAATGCAGTT gtctggggatatggccgccaacagggaagctcagaggaaggctacacacaatgaaggtgctgcaaattcaatactgaaagttagtgtacaacagatgtacatgtacgtacgtggtcataatcaaatagaagcatttcccacaaagtacagttacgaagctttaacatcaaatctgccacttctaaaactagtgttcaagctggcgctgtgctaa
- the LOC135352078 gene encoding uncharacterized protein LOC135352078 isoform X7, translating into MSDYLTIADLKRLYLVTFDARIKWRKILLILDVPQATIHSIGKDWSNNPVDCYREGLIKWLNEGGKSWKEMVEALSSPIVSEVHIAQTIKRDHLQSTGPSNPTDMKSEVNQNCQKINDDLTVFLDEPLGKGAFGAVFKGSYKGKIYAVQLLIYEAIEMHTGFPAGKSEEASKAFDRECVFLESLQHPNVVLYLSTAKHPKSCGTMLVVELMDCNLRSYLSGLGEESLTSECEISLSKDMACGLAYIHSKQIIHRDLCGDNILLKLTQLVPIAKISDFGMSRLYDPSKLSHTLTAIGHRMGYLPVEAIRLDKDNYDNSLDVFSLGAIMMQIVCKLKTIKSVEDRSFHVAQIPHTHRLRKLIDSCLQEDMRRRPSARDIYADLTTSSDPVEATKRESKDTQPVKKAHREQIEHKDAELVRRDAIIQQQRQGPPPRELRPPLTLKWRRGKDMPIEMGDSVQSVVIGDTVYVGAYNDRDRCTVMKLEQDQWTKLPEYTAKWFAMTPLANRLVLVGGNDPRKNKPTNQLAVFESGEWTHPYPPMNIARIFSTAVSFSNHIIVAGGRDDKGRTSSVEVLDVASRRWYIAQSLPNPRSELKSTLIGNTLYLMSATKTVYHVDLNELVAKAVSNLDTPTLWQTLQEVPLLYSAPLSIGRSLLAVGGWDGNNPSLSIHLYQPDTRRWVKVGDLPTARYNCTCSVLPSGDVIVAGGKTAFTIIRTVDFFCLSAN; encoded by the exons ATGTCcgactatctcacaatagcagatctaaagAGATTGTATCTCgtcacgtttgatgctcgaattaAGTGGCGAAAAATCTTGCTTATTCTTGATGTACCCCAGGCTACAATCCACAGCATTGGGAAAGATTGGAGCAACAATCCTGttgactgctatcgtgagggtttgatTAAATGGCTTAATGAAGGAGGGAAGAGCTGGAAAGAGATGGTGGAGGCTTTGTCAAGTCCCATCGTGAGTGAAGTTCACATAGCCCAGACCATCAAAagagatcatctacagtctactggtccaagcaatcctactgatatgaagtcagagg TTAACCAAAATTGTCAGAAGATTAACGACGATTTGACCGTTTTCTTAGACGAGCCTctcggtaaaggtgcatttggagcagtcttcaaaggcagctacaagGGCAAGATTTATGCGGTCCAACTTTTAATTTATGAGGCTATAGAAATGCATACAGGTTTCCCAGCCGGCAAAAGTGAAGAAGCTAGTAAAGCATTTGatcgtgagtgtgtgtttctCGAGTCActccagcacccaaacgttgttcTGTATTTGTCAACTGccaagcaccccaaatcaTGTGGTACAATGCttgttgttgagctgatggattgcaatctgagatcctacTTATCTGGCCTTGGtgaagagtccctcactagcgaatgtgaaattagcctctccaaagacatggcttgtggtttggcctacattcacagcaagcagattatccaccgtgacctctgtggtgaTAACATCTTGCTGAAGCTTACACAGCTAGTGCCTATCGCAAAGATatccgactttggcatgtcacgattatacgatccctccaagcttagccacaccctcacagccattggtcaccgtatggggtatctacctgtcgaggctattcgattggaCAAGGATAATTACGATAATAGCTTGGATGTGTTCTCTCTTGGGGCGATTATGAtgcagattgtttgcaagctgaagacgatcaaatctgtggaagatcgatcattccatgttgcccagatacctcacacacacaggttgaggaagcttatcgacagttgtttgcaagaagacatgaggaggagaccatctgccagggacatct ATGCTGACCTGACAACAAGCTCGGacccagtggaggcaacaaagagggagtcaaaggacactcaaccagtcaagaag gcgcACAGGGAACAGATagagcacaaagatgctgagctggtcaggagagacgccatcattcaacagcagagacag ggtccccctcccagagagttgagacctccactcactctgaaatggagaagaggaaaagacatgccaatcgaGATGGGTGACTCGGttcagagtgttgttatcggtgacacggtgtatgttggtgcaTACAATGATCgtgacaggtgtacagtgatgaagctcgagcaagatcaatggaccaaactaccagagtacactgccaagtggttcgctatgacaccactcgctaatcgactagtgctggtgggaggaaaTGATCCAAGAAAAAACAAACCCACCAATCAACTAGCAGTGTTtgagtcaggggaatggactcacccgtacccaccaatgaacattgctcgtattttctcaacagctgtctccttcagcaaccacatcattgtagctggtgggcgtgatgATAAAGGACGTACCTcgtctgtggaggtgttggacgtggcatcaagaagatggtacattgctcaatcactacctaacccacgatcagaacttaaatcgactctcataggaaacaccctctacctaatgtctgcaaccaagacagtgtaccacgtcgacctcaatgaactcgtTGCAAAAGCCgtttccaacctggacacacccactctctggcagaccttacaggaagtaccactcttgtattcagctcctctcagtattgggaggtcactattagccgttggtggatgGGACGGAAACAACCCAAGTttatcgatccacctctaccagcctgacaccaggaggtgggtgaaagtgggagacctgcctactgcacgatacaactgcacatgctcagtacttcctagtggagatgTCATTGTAGCTGGAGGAAAGACAGCATTTACTATTATTCGaactgttgatttcttctgtttaagtgctaattag